The genome window TCGTGACTAGACGAGTAAACTCGCCCCCGTTGCGACCATCTCTACTAGCTTTTTTTGGGACGGGCTGTCCGACCGCCACTAAGTCTAAACCACGATTTCTAACCACTAGGGCAGAAGCATGATCTCGTCCTGTGATATAACCACACTCAGGACATTCGTGTACTCGTTCCCTTAAGTCTTTTTTCCCTGTTCTAGCACCACATTCAGGACACTCTTGGCTTGTGAAACGATGATCTACTTTGGAAAAGTAAGTATCTGTTCGGAAAGCTACCCATTCCAAGATATTAACAAACTGTCCAAAACCAAAATCAGCACTAGACCTTGACAAGAATGACCTTTGCCACATTCGGAAATTTATATCCTCGACAAATATCATCCCTGCATCCTTCACTAAGTGGTGAGAAAGTTTAAAATGGTAATCTTTGCGATGGCAAGTAGTCTGAAAATGTAAACGAGCGATACGTTTTTGTAACTTTTTCCATCCACAAGACCCTTTTTGTTTCTTTTTGAGCATTCGTTGTAGTCTTTTCAACTCCCGTGAATACTTATTTAAGAATCTAGGTCTAGGGATGGATTCATTATCTGATGTCACCACCGCTGAGATAAAACCTATATCAATACCTTTAGGATGACCATGGGGTAATGGTTGAGGAATATCCACATCTGATTGCAATGACAATACTACAAAATATCCTGTAGCTTTTCTAACTATACGAGCTTGTTTTACCACGAAACCATTAGGAATTGGGCGAGATTGTCGAAACTTAACCCAACCTAATTGGGGTAATTTAATTCTATTCCCGTCAATGCAATTTTTAAGCATTTGAGGAAAAACAAATGACCTCATCCGACTATGCTTTTTGAAACGTGGATACCCTAATCCTTTGCGTTCACGATCTAAAAAAGCTCTCTCCAGGGTTCTTAAAACCTGCTGTTCTACCTGTGCATTGACAGAAGCTAATGTAGGGTTTTCCTTTCTCGCTTTAGTTAGAGCCTTGGCTTGAACATGATAATTAGGGTAGGGTGTATCCGCAGGTATTATGTACTCTCGTTGGATTGAACAAGAATTTATCCTTGACTTTCTCGAATTTGACCAATCCATTCTCTCCCTCAGTGCAAAATTCCAGATTGAACGACACACCCCAAGGGTATGTTCTATTTGCTCGATTTGGATTTTTGTTGTACTGAGTTTGTATTCGTAGGAAAGGTTTAGCATTCTTTGAAATCAATTACCTTATCATCAACTTTAAACTATCTACAAGTTTTTGGCAAGAGTGTAGATGTCACGTTTGTTCCTTTTTCTTTGTTGGTTGTCATCCATCTCCCGTGACCCTTCCTACGTCAGGACTAAAGATTTCTGTGGGCTTTTCTTTTGTTGAGAAATTTAACGGGAGTCCTGTGACAACACTTAAGATAGAATGTTAATGGCTCAAGGGGAATTAGAAGGTATTCCTATTATTACTCATGATAAAGCCTTTCATACTGGATTAATAGAGGTTATTCCTAATCAAGCAAAAAGTCTTTAAAATTGATAATAATCAGTAATCAACTATTTATCCCTATTCCTTCTCTATGAATCTTGTTCCTTTATCCTCACTAAATTACCAGCAAAGGGCGATCGTTGATCATATCGTTACAGGAAACCACGGTAAATTGCTCGTAAATAGACTTCAAGCCATGGGTTTGGTAGCGGGTACCTCCGTTAAAATACTGCGTAAATTTTGGCTCAAAGGCCCATTACAGGTACAAGTGGGAATCACTACAGTTATTGCTATCCGTAGAATAGAAGCAGATCTGATCATGGTTAAAATAACATGATTCGCCCCAAGTCCTTTTTTATATTCATATTCAAAACTTCGAGCAAAAAACCTATGCAAACTTGTCACTCGGCGATTAAAACTGTTTCTGGTAACGCCCAAAAAAGAATTATCCTCATCGGGCAACCCAACACGGGTAAATCTACTTTTTTTAACACTCTCACGGGGATGAATGCCTATGTAGGAAACTGGCCTGGTATTACCGTTGATTTGTTACAAGCAGAGATAGATATTCAAGGGCAAACCGTGGAAATTGTTGATTTACCTGGTATTTATGATTTAGAGGGTTTTTCTGAGGATGAATCCATTGTGCAAAGGTTTTTAGCGGATTTTCCCATTGATTTAGTGTTGTTGATTGTCAATGCGTCCCAGATAGATCGACAGTTAAACCTTATTTTACAATTAAAAGCCCTTGGGTTGCCTTGTATGGTGATGTTAAATATGGCAGATGAGGCAAAGCGTTATGGTATCGAAATAAATCAAGAAAAGTTAGAACAGAAATTAGGGCTTCCTATATTCTTAATTAGTGCGAAATATAACAAAGGAATTACTCCTGTTTTAAACAAGATAAATAGTGTAATTTCTGAAAAAAAAGAGTCTTTTCAATTAGAGAATATTAATAATTTTTTCCAAGATAATCCTATTAATAATCAAGAAAGAATGGATATTTTTTTAGAGGCTGTCAAGATGCCCTCGGAGGAAGTTAGAACCTTTACTGAAAAACTAGATAATATTTTACTCCATCCTGTTTTTGGTATTCCTATCTTTTTTGCTTCTATGTTGGGGGTATTCTTTCTTATCTGGTATTTAGGTTTACCATCCCAAGATGTCATCGACATGGCTACTACTTGGATGAGTGAACAAATTATCAAGCCTATTATCTTCCCATTCCCCGATATTATTCAAAGTTTTTTACTCAATGGAGTATGGCTTGGGGTGGCAACGGTGGCATCTTTTGTGCCTTTAATTGTAATTTTCTTTTTTGTGATGGCAGCGGTGGAGGATAGCGGTTATTTATCTCGCTCGGCTTATCTGATGGATGCTTTCATGGCAAAAATGGGGCTTGACGGTAGGGCATTTGTAATGCAAATGATGGGGTTTGGCTGTAACGTTCCTGCTTTGATGGGTACGAGAATTATTCGCTCTCGCCCTATGCGGATGTTATCCATGTTAATTATTCCTTTTGCTTTATGTTCGGCAAGGTTAGCGGTTTTTGTTTTTATAATTGGGGCTATTTTTCCGATAAATTTAGGTCCTTTTGTCTTATTTTTTCTCTATATTCTTAGTTTTGTGGCTAGTTTTTTGGTGGCTTTTGTATTTAGCAAAACGGAACAATTTAAAAGTAAAGAGCCTTTTGTCATTGAGTTACCCCCCTACAGATTACCCACTGCAAAACAAGTTTTATTGAGAGGATGGGGAGAGGTAAAAGAGTTTTTGCGTCGTGCGACAAATTTTATTATTATCGGTTGTGTGGCGGTATGGTTTTTAACTTATTTCCCTGAAAATGCAACGGGTTTGGATACTTGGGGCGGACAGTTGGGGGTATTTTTAGCACCAATAATGGAACCCATCGGCATCAATCCTTTTTTGACTTTATCTTTGATTTTTGGTTTTATTGCAAAGGAGATTGTGGTGGGTTCTTTTGCTACTATTTACGGTATGGGTACATCGGCGTTAACGGCTCAGTTTGCTTTAACTATTGCCCCTAGTAGCGCCATTAGTTTTTGTGTTTTTTGTTTACTTTATACTCCTTGTTTAACTACGGTTGCCACGGTAAAGGCTGAGTCGAAGTCGTGGGGGTTTACTATATTTTCCCTTATTTTTTCTCTTGCTTATGCTTGGGGGATGGCATTTATTTTTTATAGAGGAGCTTTGTTTTTGGGGTTTAAGTAGATCTCTCCTTTTGACGTGGCTCTCAATGCTGAGGGACTCTAATTAATCAACATTATTTTGAAAAAAATGTAACAAACTGTTAATACTTAACAATGTAAATCATTATTACGTTTGCTATGAGTAAAAGTATATATATTTACTTAGTTTATTATGTAAAAATATGATGAAGTGAGTCTTAATGCTGACATTATACCCAGAAGATACA of Cyanobacterium sp. HL-69 contains these proteins:
- a CDS encoding group IS1341 transposase; the protein is MLNLSYEYKLSTTKIQIEQIEHTLGVCRSIWNFALRERMDWSNSRKSRINSCSIQREYIIPADTPYPNYHVQAKALTKARKENPTLASVNAQVEQQVLRTLERAFLDRERKGLGYPRFKKHSRMRSFVFPQMLKNCIDGNRIKLPQLGWVKFRQSRPIPNGFVVKQARIVRKATGYFVVLSLQSDVDIPQPLPHGHPKGIDIGFISAVVTSDNESIPRPRFLNKYSRELKRLQRMLKKKQKGSCGWKKLQKRIARLHFQTTCHRKDYHFKLSHHLVKDAGMIFVEDINFRMWQRSFLSRSSADFGFGQFVNILEWVAFRTDTYFSKVDHRFTSQECPECGARTGKKDLRERVHECPECGYITGRDHASALVVRNRGLDLVAVGQPVPKKASRDGRNGGEFTRLVTNL
- the feoA gene encoding ferrous iron uptake system component FeoA, which encodes MNLVPLSSLNYQQRAIVDHIVTGNHGKLLVNRLQAMGLVAGTSVKILRKFWLKGPLQVQVGITTVIAIRRIEADLIMVKIT
- the feoB gene encoding ferrous iron uptake system component FeoB, coding for MQTCHSAIKTVSGNAQKRIILIGQPNTGKSTFFNTLTGMNAYVGNWPGITVDLLQAEIDIQGQTVEIVDLPGIYDLEGFSEDESIVQRFLADFPIDLVLLIVNASQIDRQLNLILQLKALGLPCMVMLNMADEAKRYGIEINQEKLEQKLGLPIFLISAKYNKGITPVLNKINSVISEKKESFQLENINNFFQDNPINNQERMDIFLEAVKMPSEEVRTFTEKLDNILLHPVFGIPIFFASMLGVFFLIWYLGLPSQDVIDMATTWMSEQIIKPIIFPFPDIIQSFLLNGVWLGVATVASFVPLIVIFFFVMAAVEDSGYLSRSAYLMDAFMAKMGLDGRAFVMQMMGFGCNVPALMGTRIIRSRPMRMLSMLIIPFALCSARLAVFVFIIGAIFPINLGPFVLFFLYILSFVASFLVAFVFSKTEQFKSKEPFVIELPPYRLPTAKQVLLRGWGEVKEFLRRATNFIIIGCVAVWFLTYFPENATGLDTWGGQLGVFLAPIMEPIGINPFLTLSLIFGFIAKEIVVGSFATIYGMGTSALTAQFALTIAPSSAISFCVFCLLYTPCLTTVATVKAESKSWGFTIFSLIFSLAYAWGMAFIFYRGALFLGFK